The nucleotide sequence tcctttttttgagaTTTGGCAATAATAATGAGAaggtttttgaaatatggaaaccctacTTAGGCTACAGCTtgcagcattctttgggggaagctgtggctgtttaaagtggtatcatagtgcttgaaatgtatagtgtgaatgtggcctcttATGGCATGATGGTGTCGGACAGGTAGGGAGACAGGAGGAATGTCACTACCAGAACCTAGGACCAACTGCTTCTCCACTTTCTGCCCCCGCCACACACCATGAAAAGGGGCTTCTCAGAATGCGCAATTAGGATGGGAGCTGCATCATGTACCCTGAGACCTTCCAAAAAAGGTCTTCTGTGTGTGCCCCCACTTACATTCTGGATGACGCATAAGATTTCTAGATAGAACCTTATCAGTGTTGACAGCACAGTTTCATGGACAATTCCTGGacaatgaattattattttttaacctcCCATGTTAGATCTTAGGAGGTAACTAAAGGATGTGTTGGTTCAGAGATCATTCAATTACACCAGGTTGGGGAGCCTGTGGACCtcgttgttgctggactacaaatccaaTCATCCCTGATAACTTGctatgctaactggggctgatgggagttggagtcctacatTTAGAAGGCCATTGTCTCCATCCCTGGATTAttttttcagttcacatttaaggtGGAAAATGCATGGGTTCCATTCTTGTCTatctgttttgtttaattttgggtTTGCTCATAATTTatgaatgtattttttaatgttatttttcacAAACTGTTTAGAGACATATACTAATTAGCAGTcgaaaaatttaatttttttaaaatgttcagacAGAAAATGGTCATATATTGAAGCAGAGTTTCACTCCTTGCCACCAGTCCAGTGAGGAGCTTTTACATCCACCACAATCACTTTTCACACCATCTTTGCAATGGCAATGAATATGGTAGCTTTGGAAAGAACTGTAGCCTATTTTCCTTTTGACTATTTATTCTCAGTATACGTGAGATAGGCTACATAGCTAGCTGAGACTAAGCCAGTCCGCCACTAATATCTGGGACACGGTCATTGCGTATTTCCTTCTCCATCCCCATTCATTTTCTTTGTGTGTCATGTTTTTCAAGACTGACGATcttgttttttaattttcttattgATCTGACAGCTGCTCTGGGAGGCATTTTTTGGCGGGTGTGTTGAAAGCTAAACGAAACAAAGcgacaaacaaataaataagcgtttttattgtttttgccatgcatatttgtgttttttttattgtacaCCGCCccgtgatcctcggatgaagggctgAATTGAAATCTAATaaacacacaagcaaacaaaccccaGTTCGGTAAATCCCATCTAGTCTGATCCTATATGTGCATTTACAGGGAAGCAAAGCGCTCTTGTCGATGGGTCTTTAATCCTAATGCGAACGATTCAAGCTGTGAAATTCGAAGACCTCCATGGATGGAGACGCTCTAGCGGTCCTCCCGTTCACCTCTCTAGAAGCACGGGCGCTCTAGGCTCCCGAGCTTGTCTCTCCAGGAAATGAAGTGAGTGTTCCATGCAAGCACGTGCGGAATCAGCTGCCGGTGGAACCAGCCACTGGATCAAACACGGTTAGAGGACGCGGGAGAGAACCTGGGGAGAATCGGGCTGCCTGCGTCTGCCTGATTTGATTTGCAGAGCTCCGGTTCTGTTCCTGTAGGTCTGTTGTTGTAGCCTCGGCTCAGCGGCTTTAGCGGGGGGCAAGTTCTGACCCAATATGTTTATATATGTGGTGTTATAAAAGAAGTCAGAAAGGAAACTGGTCATTTTTGGGGGTTGAggacttatatttatttatttaaccgcGAGACTACCCGGGATGGGTTTATCCTAGCTGTAACTCCTTAGAAGTTTGCTACAATGGCTTCCTGGAGGAATCCATTTTCAGTTTGCACAATGCATGTGATACATTGAACGATTGTCCAGATAAATGGTTGAGTTGTGGAtggtaaaagggtaaaggtaaaggggacgactctggggttgcggtgctcatctcgctttattggccgagggagctggtgtacagcttccgggtcatgtggccaacatggctaagccgcttctggcgaaccagagcagggcacggaaatgccgtttaccttcccgctggagcggtacctatttatctacttgcactttgacgtgcttttgaactgctaggttggcaggagcagggaccaagcaacaggagctcaccccgtctcagggattcgaaccgccaaccttctgatcagcaagccctaggctctgtggtttaatccacagcgccacccccgtccCTATGAGTTGTGGATGGACGGGACTATTATTTAGCTGGGCAGTCACCCAAGGGATACGAGGTACCACAAGCGGCTCCCAAAGCCTTCCTTTCCTAAAGCATTGACATTTGTTTTCACTTGGACTAGCTGATGTTTTCATgaccatgtgtgtgtttttctccccTCACAGTTTCCACTTACTTCGGTCATTATGACACAAGGCAGGTCCTGCTTTGAATCAGAACTCGATTTCTGCCCTGAGTGCGGTACTGTCCTGCCTTTGCCGGGGATCCAGGACAAGGTGACATGCCCCTGTTGCTCTTATTCCATTGATGTGCGAGGTAAGGGCTTTGGTTTATTCCTGACGCATTCTGGGGAGGCCCCAGGCAGACAGACAAGCAGTGTGGTTGAGTTTCAACTTCTGACTGAGTCTGTTCACGTGCGAAATTCCTGAAGGCTGGTGTGGTCATCCAAGAGGTGGGCATAAGTATAATGGTGGGCTGCATCTCTACACTCACCCAACTTATGATGTGGAGCCGCCATGTAAATACCTAGAACACTTCTGGGAATCTCTTATTAAAAGAGGAATGACAATTATGCACCCCTCTTGAAaagttttgggggagggggtcacCACTTTTTCTTCCACAAAATTGGTTTTTTGAGGTGCCTGCAACAGATTTTGCCTGGACCCAAAAAGAATGGAGACGCTTTCTGTGCTCTCAGATTGGTGAAAGTGTAGAATGGCCTTGTAAATAAACCCACAACAGTTGCTATCCTGCTTTTTTAGGTTTGTTCTTTTTACTTCACTACTAAGAGGCTGATAGGCCGCATTTCTGTGCTGGCAGTGGATGAAGAATTGCCTTCTCCTCTCCACCACTAGCAGTCTAGCATGGAAACCAAATGAACTGATGGAAGAGGGGCCAGGTGTGTATGAATTGCTGCACCCCTCCATCAGCCTGTTGTCTTGATTGAGAAGATGAACCCACTCCTTATGCAGCCAGCATAAGAATGCAGCAGGCTAACACAGGAGGGATGGAGCCATCTGTCCCTCAGCTGCTGCCTTTCTCAGTTGCCTGTATGGAAGTCCCTACACATGCCTGTTTGGATTTCCTTGACACCTCTGGCTGCCAGGTGAGATATTAAATGGAAGGCTGTTATAAGAGTATTAGGAGCGACTTTTAAGCTTGCATTTTTGAGTTCTGTTCTGTTATTCCTCATACGTTTTTTCTCTACACAGTTTTTGAGATGCGAATTGTGCATACATCCGTCACATTCAACAGTGCAGATTCCATCTCTTTGAAGATGGAGGATGAAGGAAGTGCAGTCAAGGGACCATTGGTAAGTGGATGAGGAAATGAAAGTAGGTGTTATACTGGATTCAGTTGTCTGTAGCAAAGGCATCCCAAGATCCTTGTTCCTTTAACTCAAATGAGTTAGCTCAGAACTGGTGGGGTAGCATGCAAGTTGTTGTCAGGACAGTGTTGCTGTTCCATGCCTGCAGGTATACTTGTTTATGGTGGACTATATAAAAgagtctccttcatggatcactgacTTGTTGTGGCAAAGGAGCTTGAATAATttagagaagctatgagctatgctgtgcagggccacccaggatggacaggtcatagtggagagttttgactaaacgtgatccacctggagcaggaactggcaagccactccaatatccctgccaagaaaactccatggacaaagacaacaggcatccTGCCCATGCAATCTGGCTGACATGATTCACACATCAGAAAGAAAATGttaggggcacaattgtaattcCCACATTTGCGATTTGGATGCTGAACTTGGAATTTTAGATGtctttatattttttccccccaagCGGGTTCTCTGAAATTCCTAATGGAGAAACCCACCTCCCGGTCTGAATCTATCCTATGTTTCTTCTCTCAGATTGACAGGAAGTGTCCCCAGTGTGGGAACGAGGGCATGGCATACCATACGAGGCAGATGAGGTCTGCGGATGAAGGGCAGACGGTCTTCTACACCTGCGTTCGATGCAAGTAAGGATAGGCTACTAACAGCTTGTTTGTGCCTTGCCTTCCTTGGACACTGTTCGCTTTGTCcatgctttgcaaaatgtgtttgtttgtcccCTGTTGGATTATTAGCACCATGAGCAACCCCATCCCCCCAACTGATTTGCCAAGGAACATGTGCTACAAACTTTTATTAAGATTGCGTCATCCAGCCTGGTTTTGAGACAAAGAACTTGGGTTGCCTTGGTGAATAGTCTCCATTGAGATCTAGATAGATGCATCCCTGTTGGTTCTGCTGGGCTTTGCAGTAGGTTTCAACCCTTCTGAGCTGCCTGGAAAGGCAAGGAAGTTGCCTTTTcctgtgtcagaccattggttcatttagTTCAGTGTTGCCTACACCAGGTGTAAGGAACCTTTGGCTCCCCCAGATCCcgggctattggccatgcttgctagggctgatgagagttgtagttcagcagcgtATGGAGCACCAAATTTTACCCATGCATAGTCTACATTGACTGGTGGTAGCtatccagtgtttcagacaggatatttgcatccctacctggagaagccagggactgaacctggaccATCTctctgagctacatcccttctgATTCAGCAGGTATCACTTTCCATTCAGCAGCAGCTGGTCTGCAATGACTGGCATCCCCAgaatctttcccaaccctacatggaggtgctgggggttgaacctaaGACCTAATGCATGCACTCTTATGGCCAAGCCACTGTCCTTCCCTAGGATGAATGCTGGAGATACCACTTTATGATGGTTCTTGAGTTTCTTGGAGAGTAGGTCTCGCAAGATGGTATTGAGGGAAGATCTGTATATCTCCATGGCTGTTGCCTTTTGAGAGCCTGTGAGAATCCATCTCACCCCTGACTTCCCTCAGTGCTGTATCTACATGGACACTACTGGGAGAGGTTTGCTCAAGAGTTTTGGAGTGTAGTGCTACAAAACACCATTCTCTTTGTCATCCAGTCACCATTCTCTGTGAGTTGCTTCCGTTGGAAAGTTCCATTGGGGAATGGCCTTACAAATacatatgtatttgtttttcactTCCAGGTTCCAGGAAAAGGAAGATTCTTGATCGGCTTTACCCAAATGTGTGGGGGACACTGTGTCCGAGGAACTTCACTTCCGAGGGTCATTTTTGCCTTGTTACTGTGGCCATGGAGTCCTTTTTGGGTTCCATAGAAACATTCTGTTACTTGAGATGGGGGATTTTGTGCATAGTGCCTATAGCTCCCCTTGTAACTCTACGCAGAATAAAGCACTTTATGGTTTTCTTTGCATATGTGTCGTCTTGTTGGTTTTGTGGTTGATGAGGGAGAGGGGGCTGGGTCCTCATGTGGATTATTTCCTGCCTGCTGTACTTTAACTACCTTTTCAGAGTACTcttgatattttgttggaagctgcccagataggtggggtataagaattattattattattattattattattattattactactactactcaaaATCAAAGTGGTGAAGAGTGGCTTTCCCTCATTGAAAGTTTTCTTCTTGGTTATCATGATTCCCGTCAGCAGATTGTTACTGAAAGTACAGAAACAAAGGGCTGCATCTATCGTCTTTTTAGCAGGTCCCCAGCCTTTGTCACACTTAATTGCGACCGAGGAAACAGAAGTCAAGGCAGGGTTCTGAAGATGGAAGTATCAGGCTACACAGCTAGAGGTGGGCTCTGGTCAAAATGGCTCCCACTGAGTTTAGTGGGACAACGTAATCTGGATCTAATTTGATATatagtatattctggcgtataagactactttttaacccaggaaaatcttctcaaaagtcaagggtcgtcttatacgctgggtggaaaaatctgtggtcgagtatatcagaaactctatattttaactggaaaagttgggggtcgtcttatacgcccagtcgtcttatacgccgtaATATACGGTACTCAGTCTGAAGTTCTACTAAAAGTAGagctattgaaatgaatggatctaGTCTAGCCTTGTTAATCAGTTTCAATGAGTCATAGAATCGGAGAAtcggagagctggaagggaacctgagtgccatctagtccaaccccctgcaatgcaggaatctcaactagatcatacatgacagatagcCTTCGCTTTAAAAattcccaaggaaggagagcccaccagctCCCTAAAGAGTCTGTTGCATGTCAACTGTCCActgaatctactctgagtaataaTTAGTTGAATACTACCTATATATTTAGCCTCATACCAAAAGTGAACACCTTCGTCTTACGTGATACAGTAGCAGTCATTTAACAAATGACGTGATACAGTAGCAGGAGGTTTAACAAACTGAAGGACATCATCCTCTTTCTATGCTCCTCCcgatggaaacatgcagatggggacagatataccccctgctttaagtcatttacatactgtcttctcttgtatattatttaccACAAAGCTTGATATCTAAGCTCTTTAGCAACCAAACATTTGATTACTGGAACGATTGATTACCAAGCACTGAACCACTACTCTATCACAAGTGGACTAATTATTACTGCGTTTGCAATTGTTCAAGATAAAATCTaatttggaaagagaagaaatgagcactgaaccactgatatATCACATGTGAACTCTTTATTTACCGtactgtgtttgctattgtttaagataaaacctatttgtGAAAGAAAGTACTGttgccatttttatggacgtttattttttatttagatagttgccttggtgatatgaTGATGTACACACAGGCAGTAGTATATAGTTTGTAATATATAGTTTGCATAATATGGCAGTTTGATGTTTTCTACTTTGATAATGACAAGGTTCTTTGACTCTTGTGTGCCTTGGAGAGCAATGGGTGGGGGTTGGCTGAATCCAGCCACTTAACATCCCCATTGAGAAGTTTATTTGAAATATCTAAATTGTTGTAGAAATTAAGGTATAAGTTACTAATAGGAGGGATGAGAGAGGTGGGATATCTATTTGAATTCCAAGTCAGCAATTTGCCCAGAGTTGCTTACTGTCTCACACCTGTTGTTAAAATGAGAATGATGGTACCCAGCTTCACTGCTGAAAAGTAAATGATACCAGTCTTAAGCCTGAGCCATAAATGTAACACATatattataaacaaataaatgagtaAAAAGCCATTGAGGCAAAACTGAAAGCAGtcacctaattttttttttttaattgtccagtagcaccttaagagaccaactaagtttgttctgggtataagctttcatgtgcatgcacacttcttcgaaagcttatatccagaacaaacttatttggtctccaaggtgctactggacaattttttaaattttattttggctgcgtcagaccaacatggctacctacctgaatctacagTCACCTAAAGACAGATTTGATTGATAATATTCTACACGCTTGCAGCTGAGTTGCTGCTATCTaatcttaaatatattttaaaaatgggccTTTGTACCTTGCCATGAATCTTCCCACTCACCCTTCAAAACAATCTGAAAATGTCCCTTGTGTTGTTTCAGTACCCTACGCAAGTTTGGTAGCTTATATTCCCGCTGTGCAATTCTAGGAGGAGACAATTCTGGAAGGAGCTGTGGTTTGATGGTGTTTTGTGAGCAAAAGGTTCAAAGGTAAGTCATCCCCAACATGTCTTATTTAGGCCGAGAAAGACTCCTGCCAGTCATAgacaatacttagctagatggaccaacagtatGATTCCAtacaaagcagcttcttatgttcctaatacACAGCTGTAAGATCCATTGTGCATTATGTGGCTTATTCCCTTAGAAGTGTGTTTAGACTTGCAGCCTTAGACTCCTCTGCTCACTCTCTTTCATAGCccctacctttctttctttcttcgcCCCTGGCACTTCCTGTTGTTATGAAGTACCCTAACTTCCCAATGCTACATTCCAAATGAAGATATGTTTTTCTAGGCTCCTCTCTACCCTCAAGGCTGAAAATTATTTgcataacatatatatatatatatatatatatatatatatatatatatatataataaccaCAATAATTTATTGTAGAatgaggggacgacagaggatgagatggttggacagtgttctcgaagtgactggcacgagtttggccaaactgcgagaggcagtgaaggataggcgtgcctggcgtgctctggtccatggggtcacgaagagtcggacacgactgaacgactgaacaacaacaacatttaaacaaATCCAATTAAAATTCCATAAAACAAAAAATAGCCATGATATCTAGAGGAGTTGTCAACACTCTGACCGTTTCAATGCAGACACAAAGGAGACTTATTGTGGCGTGAGCTTCTATGGTCTAGTAAAGATTTTTGAATCCATGGATGCTTAAACCACAATAATCTTagggcttggtcatgtacacagaatgcaagatggcaggatccccaaggaggtggtccacagggagctggcttcaggcaccaggctggCGGGAGACACGGAGGAgcgcacctttgggggtgaagtcaaaccactggagaattacagcggctgtagagactgataaggGAGAGgcctgttttgttgcagctggggcaaatgaaggctgctgcagatgcatcaAGGCGTTTCTTCTCTTTGCACTCCTCCCAggggtcattcctcctctggtcactgctacggGTACAcaacctgcctgcctgtctccaggcgcTGTGGTCCTCCACAAGCGGTTCCCACAGgccagggttgatgttgccagccttcatgccacaACTGCAGACATATCTGTAGTGCAGAGTTGGTCCGCCGACGGGCCTGGTCCCCAAAGCCAGCTCCTCAtggagcacatccttggggatcgtgccatcttccattctgtggacgtgACCGAGCCAGCGTAGACGTTGGTTGCCGAGACAGGAGTGCAATCATGCTGGGAgtttgggagagcacatctttgccAGTGACTATgcgatgcccaaaatcttcctgacgctGCGCATGTGGAAGGCGGCGATCCCTAATGCAGCTATTGCAGAGATATCTCCAAAGCGTGcctgtaattatatatatatatatcccgcccatttggctgggttttcccagccactctgggcggctcccaacaaagtattaaaaataaTGCCTGGCAAAAGCGGGGAGCCAATGCCGAGCGACTTCTGCGACCACACAAGCGCAAGCACAAGTACTTTGCTGAGCAAAAGGCAGGCCTCTCTCGAAACAACGCGAGCCCCGAGGTTCCTTTTACTACGCGCGCACCAGTGcctcctgttgttttttttcttttttgttcctcCTCGTCGTCCTGCCGCGTACGGCGGAAATGACTCTGGGGCCCAGCCGGGGGACCGGTTAACGCGACGGACTCCTGAGCGGAAGTAGGAAGTGGCGGGGCCGGAAGTCGGCTGTGGGAGAGGCTGCTGcacctgcaggaggaggaggaggaggtggaggaagggaaataacgaaagagggagaggagctgcgTCGCGTACGAACAGCTGCCGGCAGGTTCCCCCGAGGCTGCGAAAGCTCCGGGCAAGGTTTTGGCTCCGGACCCCTCCGAATCCCCGTCCCCCCTGCAACTGGCGCCACGGCGGACAGGGCCGCAGGCAGCCGCACCATGGCGGAGTCCACGACCGCCATGGCAGCCTCTTCGACGGTCACCGAGACCGAGGTGACAGAGCCGGTAAGGAAGGACGGGAAGCTGAGGGAGCGGCCGGCGCGAAGGGGGGTGGCGTGCGTGCGGGCTGGGAGGGGGGCTGCGTTTGGCGCCATGGCAACCGCGGTGatggaggtgggagggggaggaggagcagcgCCCCCGGTGTCTGGGTCCGGGTCCCCCTCGGTTGCCGTAGCAACCGCGAATGCCTCTGAAAGGGGGGGTGAGTGAGGCAGATTCACGGAGGGAGTCAGGTGAATCTGTGGGCGTTCGTCATAGCCAGAGGTGGGATGCTCCTTTGAGCGTTGGAGGGTGGGGCATCCAAAGGCTTTGCGCTTTCCCTTTCATCGCTTTCTCTTGTGGGAAGCAGGACGCTGGACCTCTGTTCTGGCTGACCATGCAACAGGGCTCTTTATTTATATAGGGATCCGCACCCTGCGCTTATTTCATCCTGCCCCAAGGAGCTCCCTgcacccattttatcctcacggcCTGCCCTGTCAAGTCAAGTACAGCTCGGAGGCCCAAGGTCATGCCGTGAGCTTTGGTCGTAGTGGGGGTTTGAGCCGGCACGCTCCTAGTTTTAACGCTCATAAACTACTGCACCATGCCGACTCTCCTGTGTAAAAAGGATGGCTGCCGCAGCTGCAAGTTTGAGTGAGTCAGCCAGCCTGCCTTTTGCTGAAGCTAAGCCTTTGGCAGCCGGCGTGATGGTCATGTCTACCAGTTGCTGGGTGTCACTGTCAAGGATTTGTGAGCTGAAGAGAGAGTCGGCACAACTTAACCCAGTATTGCACGGCCATATAGAAAAGAATAGATTGGTAAACTGCTCAGGTCTCCTGGTCCACCACCATTATCAGTTGTTTTCTTATTCCCATCAGCCTTGCTTGACCCATCTACTGTGCATTTGCAATGGCAGCAGTATCCAAATATATTCAGTGCAATTAATAAGCAAAGTGATTTGGGCTGCAAAGGCAACAGCAAATGGATAAGTGGAAGGCGCTTATGTGGATAAGTGGTgacaggctgtagctcagtgttagagcatctgctttgcacgcagaaggtcccagattcaatccctggcatgtccagaTAGGAGTGGAGAAATAACCCTGTCTGAAGCcccagagagttgctgccagtcagtgcagatggtactgagctggatggaccattggtctgacttgtgataaggcagcttcctgtgttccaggcTACAGTAAGAAAGAATCAAAAGTGCTTTTATAGCTACAGTACTTGGTTGTAAGGACTGTTACAGCTTGGTTCAGAGGAAGGCAGCATGGCTAGTTAACAGTATTGAAAGACTGGGAGTCGGGAAAGCATGGTAGCATTCTTCCAAGTACCTGAAGGGCCGTCACACAGAAGATGTCAAAGGCTTGTTCTCTGAATCCCCAGACGGCAGAGCTAGATCTAATGGTTTTAAGTTACAGATTTCTGTTGAACGTTAGGAGAAACAATAGGAGAGCAGTTCAGCAGTGGAGCCAATTATCTATGTCGTGATGGCTGCTCTCTGTCTCAGAAACTAAACAGCTCTGTATATTCTGTATTAAGCAAGGGGTTGGGCTGGACTGCCTACAAGGTTTGCTCCAGCTTTAATTCTATGGAACAGTTTAGAAAAGCTAAGTAGGCCACGATGCAAAGCCCACTGAATCTGCTGGGTACCAGAGTCACTTTTCACAGATTTTGGAAAACAAACCAGCAGTATAAGGGAAACTGGCAACCTAAGGAGCAGAAATGGAAAGCAAGGAAGGTTCAGAGGGAttaaatataacacatttttaatttcAGCATAAAACAAGCAGGTTGATAAACAATTGCATGTCCCACTATTTGTAGTTCCTGTGtaaaatattgtaaaatattCCCAGATATTGATGGAATATTTATTGCATGCCCATAAttgcttaacaaaataaaaaaaattctttccagtagcaccttagagaccaactgagtttgttcttggtatgagcttatctgaagaagtgtgcatgcacacgaaagctcataccaagaacaaactcagttggtctctaaggtgctactggaaagaattttttttattttgtttcgactatggcagaccaacacggctacctacctgtaaccataatTGCTTAGTTGGTGACCTTCTTCATCCAGTCTTCTGCCATCTGCCTAGTTCAAGAAGTAGTagcgctctttctctctctttttcctgacAAGCTCCATCCACTCTGTACTATGGTGCCATCATGCCCAACAACAATGTGAGTGCGGCCACTACAATGTCTGCTTCAGCCTATTCCACCCACCTCTATCGGGAAATTTCACAGACttgtaaaaatgaaacaaaaatgcagaACCAGTTTATGGATTCGGTGCAAGTTCTTTTTCCTTCTCACCGGAGCAGAAGTGAGAGCTGCCAATAGGAATCAATGAAGAAATCCAGGATTTTAGCTTACCTGTGATTGGACATTTGTGTGTTTCTTTACTTCTTGCTGCCCTTCCAAAAGATGGCAGCAAAGGCACAGTACAGTGGATTTGCCAATACTGTAAAAGTAATTGATTAATCCTTTAACACTCCTTAATAAAAGCACTAAACTTGATATATGCAGACGATGCATCATGAGACACAAAAATTAAGATAGGGGGCATTCCTAGCGTTTTC is from Lacerta agilis isolate rLacAgi1 chromosome 2, rLacAgi1.pri, whole genome shotgun sequence and encodes:
- the LOC117042068 gene encoding DNA-directed RNA polymerase I subunit RPA12-like translates to MTQGRSCFESELDFCPECGTVLPLPGIQDKVTCPCCSYSIDVRVFEMRIVHTSVTFNSADSISLKMEDEGSAVKGPLIDRKCPQCGNEGMAYHTRQMRSADEGQTVFYTCVRCKFQEKEDS